The Thamnophis elegans isolate rThaEle1 chromosome Z, rThaEle1.pri, whole genome shotgun sequence genome contains a region encoding:
- the LOC116522368 gene encoding histone H2B 1/2/3/4/6-like: MPEPAKSAPAPKKGSKKAITKTQKKGDKKRKKSRKESYSIYVYKVLKQVHPDTGISSKAMSIMNSFVNDIFERIAAEASRLAHYNKRSTITSREIQTAVRLLLPGELAKHAVSEGTKAVTKYTSSK, from the coding sequence ATGCCCGAACCGGCCAAGTCTGCTCCCGCGCCCAAGaagggctccaagaaagccatcacTAAGACGCAGAAGAAAGGGGACAAGAAGCGCAAGAAGAGCCGCAAGGAGAGCTACTCCATCTACGTCTACAAGGTCCTCAAGCAGGTCCACCCCGACACCGGCATCTCCTCCAAGGCCATGAGCATCATGAACTCCTTCGTCAACGACATCTTCGAGCGCATCGCCGCCGAGGCTTCCCGACTGGCTCATTACAACAAGCGCTCCACCATCACCTCCCGCGAGATCCAGACGGCCGTCCGCCTCCTCCTGCCCGGGGAGCTCGCCAAGCACGCCGTCTCCGAAGGCACCAAGGCCGTCACCAAATACACCAGCTCCAAATAA
- the LOC116520391 gene encoding histone H4 — MSGRGKGGKGLGKGGAKRHRKVLRDNIQGITKPAIRRLARRGGVKRISGLIYEETRGVLKVFLENVIRDAVTYTEHAKRKTVTAMDVVYALKRQGRTLYGFGG; from the coding sequence ATGTCTGGTCGCGGAAAAGGAGGCAAAGGCTTGGGGAAAGGAGGCGCTAAGAGGCACCGCAAAGTCCTTCGCGACAACATCCAGGGCATTACCAAGCCGGCCATCCGCCGTCTGGCTCGCCGCGGAGGCGTGAAGCGTATTTCAGGCCTGATCTACGAGGAGACTCGCGGCGTCCTGAAGGTCTTCCTGGAGAACGTGATTCGCGACGCTGTCACCTATACCGAGCACGCCAAGAGGAAGACGGTCACCGCCATGGATGTGGTGTACGCTTTGAAGCGCCAGGGCCGCACCCTCTACGGCTTCGGCGGTTAA
- the LOC116522404 gene encoding histone H2B 1/2/3/4/6-like, with protein sequence MPEPAKSAPVPKKGSKKAITKTQKKGDKKRKKSRKESYSIYVYKVLKQVHPDTGISSKAMSIMNSFVNDIFERIAAEASRLAHYNKRSTITSREVQTAVRLLLPGELAKHAVSEGTKAVTKYTSSK encoded by the coding sequence ATGCCAGAGCCGGCTAAATCTGCCCCAGTGCCCAAAAAAGGCTCCAAAAAGGCCATCACTAAGACGCAGAAGAAAGGGGACAAGAAGCGCAAGAAGAGCCGCAAGGAGAGCTACTCCATCTACGTCTACAAGGTCCTCAAGCAGGTCCACCCCGACACCGGCATCTCCTCCAAGGCCATGAGCATCATGAACTCCTTCGTCAACGACATCTTCGAGCGCATTGCCGCCGAGGCTTCCCGACTGGCTCACTACAACAAGCGCTCCACCATCACCTCCCGCGAGGTCCAGACGGCCGTCCGCCTCCTCCTGCCCGGAGAGCTCGCCAAGCACGCCGTCTCCGAGGGGACCAAAGCCGTCACCAAGTACACCAGCTCCAAGTAG